In Rhodamnia argentea isolate NSW1041297 chromosome 4, ASM2092103v1, whole genome shotgun sequence, the following proteins share a genomic window:
- the LOC115750029 gene encoding protein JINGUBANG-like, which produces MASMNNLIIPPPTTLGSPWTLSPLRTPSPSLLYTCIASLHRPEGQIHAVAVSKDLVFTGSDSCRIRAWRKPDCTERGCLKAGSGEVLSMLAHGDMLFSSHEDHKIRTWNISASDDFLSRRVSTLPKRRSSFPWFSRANNPNQQHKDCISCMAYYCEDGLLYTGSYDKTVKVWRVSDNRCIDSFVAHDDHVNAVVANQDDGCVFTCSSDGSIKIWRRVYKESYHTLTLTLRFQPSPVNALALSSCSDAGVLYSGSSDGVINFWEKEWMSYRFNHGGFLQGHRFAILCLTSVQRLIFSGSADATIRLWRREEGSCFHECLAVIDGCGGPVKCLAACLEMDKVNVKGYLVYSASLDKSFKVWRVKVLPEEINKAYLDDDNNSEHGSNTNGNRNSNLRIRERELYEMSPVLSPSWVEKRRQSSFSQ; this is translated from the coding sequence ATGGCGAGCATGAACAACCTGATAATCCCGCCTCCAACGACCCTGGGATCACCGTGGACGCTCTCTCCTCTCCGAACGCCGTCTCCTTCCCTCCTCTACACCTGCATCGCCTCACTCCACCGGCCTGAGGGCCAGATACATGCAGTTGCCGTCTCGAAGGACCTTGTCTTCACCGGATCCGACAGCTGCCGGATCCGGGCATGGAGAAAGCCCGACTGCACAGAGCGCGGGTGCCTCAAGGCGGGTTCGGGCGAGGTCCTCTCAATGCTGGCCCACGGCGACATGCTCTTCTCCTCACACGAGGATCACAAGATAAGGACGTGGAACATCAGCGCTTCGGATGATTTCTTGTCCAGAAGAGTCTCAACCCTACCCAAGAGAAGAAGCTCATTTCCATGGTTCTCTAGGGCAAATAATCCCAACCAACAACACAAGGATTGTATCTCTTGCATGGCTTATTACTGTGAGGACGGGCTATTGTACACCGGTTCATATGACAAGACTGTCAAGGTTTGGCGAGTTTCCGATAACCGATGCATCGACTCATTCGTGGCGCACGACGACCACGTGAACGCCGTGGTGGCAAACCAAGATGATGGGTGCGTGTTCACTTGCTCCTCCGACGGGTCAATAAAGATATGGAGGAGGGTCTACAAAGAAAGCTATCACACCCTAACCTTGACCCTGAGGTTCCAACCATCTCCGGTCAATGCGCTAGCCCTGAGTTCATGTTCAGACGCCGGCGTCCTCTATTCAGGTTCTTCGGACGGGGTCATAAACTTCTGGGAAAAGGAGTGGATGTCTTATCGGTTTAACCATGGAGGTTTCTTGCAAGGCCACCGCTTCGCCATCCTTTGCTTGACGTCGGTCCAACGGCTCATATTCAGCGGCTCGGCGGACGCAACGATTAGGCTTTGGAGGAGGGAGGAAGGGAGTTGCTTCCACGAGTGTCTTGCTGTGATTGATGGGTGTGGAGGGCCAGTGAAGTGCCTGGCTGCTTGCCTGGAGATGGACAAGGTTAATGTGAAGGGCTACTTGGTGTACAGTGCAAGCTTGGACAAGAGTTTTAAGGTTTGGAGAGTTAAGGTACTTCCTGAGGAGATAAATAAGGCTTATTTGGATGACGATAACAATTCTGAGCACGGTAGTAATACTAATGGTAACAGAAACAGTAATTTAAGGATAAGAGAGAGGGAATTGTATGAGATGAGCCCTGTCTTGTCTCCTTCATGGGTAGAGAAGAGGAGGCAAAGCAGCTTCTCTCAGTAG